One region of Streptomyces rishiriensis genomic DNA includes:
- a CDS encoding MmcQ/YjbR family DNA-binding protein, with translation MNGSTLQKFAAECAEELPGAQLEHPFGPDWEVFKVRGKVFMLMTEVPGRPVVILKADPGEAHALRESNSHITPGYHMNKKHWITLEGGTGIDKQLARELVTDSYLLVVAHLPKAERPVDPHTYGTSTQAAR, from the coding sequence ATGAACGGATCGACCCTGCAGAAGTTCGCCGCCGAGTGCGCGGAGGAACTGCCCGGAGCGCAGTTGGAGCATCCCTTCGGTCCGGACTGGGAGGTCTTCAAGGTACGAGGCAAGGTGTTCATGCTGATGACCGAGGTCCCCGGGCGCCCCGTCGTGATCCTCAAGGCGGACCCCGGCGAGGCCCACGCTCTCCGGGAGAGCAACAGCCACATCACCCCCGGCTACCACATGAACAAGAAGCACTGGATCACGCTGGAGGGCGGGACAGGCATCGACAAGCAGCTCGCCAGGGAACTCGTCACCGACTCCTACCTGCTCGTCGTCGCCCATCTGCCCAAGGCCGAGCGACCCGTCGACCCGCACACCTACGGCACCAGCACGCAGGCGGCTCGGTGA